One genomic window of Halococcus sediminicola includes the following:
- a CDS encoding DUF7108 family protein has product MSDLPEEIADEAERLTRLVRSVPSEDEREAYREQRDEILADYSFTARVRETDDTLVCHPAEWIEDGEVKVERVEDTGRAAERSLSGADDPDDWAAIARHNDRVVERVAARGAVHGANARAFADFMSNHYARAVESATDEEREEFRTEYFVRNAWPTDEQRAAIERSLSLVFEEAAALDAADE; this is encoded by the coding sequence ATGAGTGACCTCCCCGAGGAGATCGCCGACGAGGCCGAACGGCTCACGCGGCTCGTGCGCTCGGTACCGAGCGAAGACGAACGCGAAGCCTACCGCGAACAGCGTGACGAAATCCTCGCCGACTACAGTTTCACGGCGCGAGTCCGCGAGACTGACGACACGCTCGTCTGCCATCCGGCCGAATGGATCGAGGATGGAGAGGTCAAAGTGGAGCGCGTCGAGGACACGGGTCGTGCCGCCGAGCGCTCGCTTTCGGGAGCCGACGACCCCGACGACTGGGCGGCCATCGCGAGACACAACGATAGGGTCGTCGAGCGCGTCGCCGCTCGTGGAGCAGTCCACGGCGCGAACGCGCGGGCCTTCGCGGATTTCATGAGCAACCACTACGCGCGCGCCGTCGAGTCGGCCACCGACGAGGAGCGAGAGGAATTCCGGACTGAGTATTTCGTGCGCAACGCATGGCCGACCGACGAACAGCGCGCAGCCATCGAGCGTTCGCTCTCGCTCGTCTTCGAGGAAGCCGCCGCTCTCGACGCTGCGGACGAATAA
- the rnhA gene encoding ribonuclease HI encodes MPVIECDVETARERLEAAGIAVETGNTDHERWRAVSEEATAVAYEGKVVIQGAEPARLEGVLREEGGRAHCYFDGASRGNPGPAAIGWVIVDGSGIVAEGGERVGETTNNRAEYDALVRVLECAADYGFSVVAVRGDSQLVVEQVRGAWKTNNPALRERRVRVRELLDRFDDWSIEHVPREVNERADARANEAFDE; translated from the coding sequence ATGCCGGTCATCGAGTGTGACGTCGAGACTGCCCGCGAGCGCCTCGAAGCCGCCGGAATCGCGGTCGAGACGGGCAACACCGACCACGAGCGCTGGCGGGCAGTTAGTGAAGAAGCGACCGCCGTCGCCTACGAGGGAAAGGTCGTGATACAGGGCGCGGAGCCGGCTCGCCTCGAAGGAGTGCTCCGGGAGGAGGGCGGGCGCGCACACTGCTATTTCGACGGCGCGTCGCGGGGCAACCCCGGCCCGGCGGCCATCGGCTGGGTCATCGTCGACGGTAGCGGGATCGTCGCCGAGGGTGGCGAGCGCGTCGGCGAGACGACGAACAACCGTGCCGAGTACGATGCGCTCGTCCGAGTGCTCGAATGCGCTGCCGACTACGGGTTCTCCGTGGTCGCGGTCCGTGGCGACTCTCAACTCGTCGTCGAGCAGGTCCGTGGTGCATGGAAGACGAACAATCCCGCGCTGCGCGAGCGCCGGGTGCGGGTGCGGGAACTGCTCGACCGGTTCGACGACTGGTCCATCGAGCACGTCCCGCGGGAAGTGAACGAGCGGGCCGACGCCCGCGCGAACGAGGCCTTCGATGAGTGA
- a CDS encoding PadR family transcriptional regulator has translation MPEAQAVQERGIARDLTAFQQNILAILSDEPMYGLAIKRQLESYYDSEVNHGRLYPNLDDLVEAGLVEKSERDKRTNDYALTDDGYEAVVDKLDWTLGKFVTDDERAETVRDLVDSQR, from the coding sequence ATGCCAGAGGCACAAGCGGTCCAAGAACGGGGTATCGCGCGAGACCTGACGGCTTTCCAACAGAATATCCTCGCGATCCTCTCCGACGAACCGATGTACGGGTTGGCCATCAAGCGCCAGCTCGAATCGTACTACGATTCGGAGGTCAACCACGGCCGGCTCTACCCGAACCTCGACGACCTCGTGGAGGCGGGGCTGGTCGAGAAGTCGGAACGCGACAAGCGCACCAACGATTACGCGCTCACCGACGACGGCTACGAGGCGGTCGTCGACAAGCTCGACTGGACGCTCGGGAAGTTCGTCACCGACGACGAGCGTGCCGAGACGGTCCGGGATCTCGTCGACAGCCAGCGATAG
- a CDS encoding transcription initiation factor IIB, with product MTRSTRQRERQTETEQVDDEREGVRRCPECESDNLVKSADRGELVCEDCGLVVEEENIDPGPEWRAFNHAERQQKSRVGAPTTQTMHDKGLTTTIDWKDKDAYGRSISSKKRSQMHRLRKWQERIRTKDAGERNLQFALSEIDRMASALGVPRSVREVASVIYRRSLAEDLIRGRSIEGVATSALYAACRKEGIPRSLEEISEVSRVERKEIGRTYRYVSQELALEMRPVDPKKYVPRFCSELTLSEEVQAKANDIIETTAEEGLLSGKSPTGYAAAAIYAASLLCNEKKTQREVADVAQVTEVTIRNRYQEQIEAMGIHG from the coding sequence ATGACACGGTCCACTCGTCAGCGGGAGCGTCAGACCGAAACGGAGCAGGTGGACGACGAACGCGAGGGGGTGCGGCGCTGTCCCGAGTGTGAATCGGACAACCTCGTCAAGAGCGCCGACCGTGGCGAGCTGGTCTGTGAGGACTGCGGGCTGGTCGTCGAGGAGGAGAACATCGACCCTGGTCCCGAGTGGCGGGCGTTCAACCACGCCGAACGCCAGCAGAAATCCCGTGTGGGTGCGCCGACCACCCAGACGATGCACGACAAGGGTCTCACTACTACTATCGACTGGAAAGACAAGGACGCCTATGGGCGGTCGATCTCCTCGAAGAAACGCAGCCAGATGCACCGCCTCCGCAAGTGGCAGGAGCGCATCCGGACGAAGGACGCCGGCGAGCGCAACCTCCAGTTCGCTCTTTCCGAAATCGACCGGATGGCGAGCGCGCTGGGCGTCCCGCGCTCCGTTCGAGAAGTGGCCTCGGTCATCTATCGGCGCTCGCTCGCCGAGGACCTGATTCGGGGGCGCTCCATCGAGGGCGTCGCCACCTCGGCACTCTATGCGGCCTGTCGCAAGGAAGGCATTCCCCGCTCGCTGGAGGAGATTTCCGAAGTATCACGGGTCGAACGCAAGGAGATCGGCCGCACCTATCGCTACGTCTCCCAGGAACTCGCCCTCGAAATGCGCCCCGTCGACCCCAAGAAGTACGTTCCCCGCTTTTGCTCGGAACTCACCCTCTCGGAGGAGGTGCAGGCGAAGGCCAACGACATCATCGAGACGACCGCCGAGGAGGGCCTGCTCTCGGGGAAGTCCCCAACTGGATACGCCGCCGCCGCCATCTACGCCGCTTCTTTGCTCTGTAACGAGAAGAAGACCCAGCGCGAGGTCGCCGACGTCGCCCAAGTCACGGAAGTCACGATTCGAAATCGGTATCAAGAGCAGATCGAGGCGATGGGCATCCACGGCTGA
- the nreA gene encoding DNA repair protein NreA, which translates to MRLDEYFEEIERDERAERRQLVQEKSYAITDYLDDVETNFERRVSDDALLGSTSPTIFVGRSSYPNVSTGVLSPVGHEERAADFETGGHWYDRDFSIEDVFQHRTGLVNTAKTTSVKNVAEAWTGFVGTQREVAIADRPVDVEIGLDSSLDVDFSVSERDISSPTGPRARAESATLTENPHVPRPVKKTLEDDDWRAEGAMNYLYNRGFDVYDINTILSAGALGEGENRRLVPTRWSITAVDDTVGKFLRGQIRNATSVDKTELFYNEYLGNKFWILLAPGQWEFELVECKAPGSVWNPDPDRGMWLAADREGHEGRTGYVEETAGAYYAARLGVLEHLAARDRQASVLVIRHVTPDYWGPTGVWQVRETVRNAFDGESGVAESFGDALRQLEPQLPVSLARLRRKSSLAAGVQSSLSAFGD; encoded by the coding sequence ATGCGGCTCGACGAATACTTCGAGGAAATCGAGCGCGACGAGCGCGCCGAGCGCCGGCAGTTGGTTCAGGAGAAATCCTACGCCATCACCGACTACCTCGACGACGTCGAAACCAACTTCGAGCGACGAGTGTCGGACGACGCGCTGCTCGGCAGCACCTCGCCCACCATCTTCGTCGGTCGGTCGTCCTATCCGAACGTCTCGACGGGCGTCCTCTCGCCCGTGGGCCACGAGGAGCGCGCCGCCGACTTCGAAACTGGAGGACATTGGTACGACCGGGACTTCTCCATCGAGGACGTCTTTCAGCACCGCACGGGGCTGGTGAACACCGCGAAAACGACCAGTGTGAAAAACGTCGCCGAGGCGTGGACCGGCTTTGTGGGAACTCAACGCGAGGTCGCCATCGCCGACAGGCCCGTGGACGTCGAGATCGGTCTCGACAGTTCGCTGGACGTGGATTTCTCCGTGTCGGAGCGAGACATCTCCTCGCCGACCGGGCCGCGCGCCCGAGCAGAGAGCGCGACGCTGACCGAGAACCCGCACGTGCCGCGGCCAGTGAAGAAGACCCTCGAAGACGACGACTGGCGCGCCGAGGGCGCGATGAACTATCTCTACAACCGGGGCTTCGACGTCTACGACATCAACACCATCCTCTCGGCGGGTGCGCTCGGCGAGGGCGAGAACCGACGGCTCGTGCCCACACGTTGGTCGATCACCGCCGTCGACGACACGGTGGGGAAGTTTCTCAGGGGGCAGATCCGCAACGCGACGAGCGTCGACAAAACTGAACTGTTCTACAACGAGTATCTGGGGAACAAGTTCTGGATCCTGCTCGCACCCGGCCAGTGGGAGTTCGAGTTGGTGGAGTGCAAAGCGCCCGGCAGCGTCTGGAACCCCGACCCGGACAGGGGAATGTGGCTCGCCGCCGACCGCGAGGGCCACGAGGGCCGGACCGGGTACGTCGAGGAGACCGCCGGAGCCTACTACGCGGCCCGATTGGGCGTGCTCGAACACCTCGCGGCACGCGACCGACAGGCCTCGGTGCTCGTGATACGCCACGTGACGCCCGATTACTGGGGACCCACTGGAGTGTGGCAGGTCCGCGAAACGGTGCGGAACGCCTTCGACGGCGAATCGGGCGTAGCCGAATCGTTCGGGGACGCGCTCCGTCAGCTCGAACCCCAGCTTCCGGTCTCGCTCGCGCGCCTGCGCCGGAAGTCGTCGCTCGCGGCGGGCGTCCAGTCGAGTCTGTCGGCCTTCGGCGACTGA
- a CDS encoding MFS transporter, producing MVLLVNLARVVFAPLLEPVRADFGASATGVGLLATLAWLGSASPRLPTGYLLTRVPRHRVILAAGTTLSLSPLLAAIATSLPVLWASAFLMGLSSGMYFIAAKPLLSDLFPSRIGTAVGVHGTASQLAAAGAPLFVTAVLFVSEWRTVFVLMSGAAAAATIAFFLIARNNTVPDGERESRNFLGAVRKQWKLVVGAIVLAGFADLAWNGVFNFYVSYLVSEKTVSEGTARTLLAVVFAAGVPAFTLAGRLADRLPYVPLVLAIITAFAASLLGLTVVSGTLQLAAVSVALGLAIHSLFPAMDTYVLDSLPDAHRASAYAVFSAGIIFLSALGSVVVGALLDAGLAYTTIFQGFGVATLGFAAVFAGIQFTIGFPTGRRTSESDT from the coding sequence ATGGTGCTGCTGGTGAACCTCGCACGGGTGGTCTTCGCGCCGCTGCTCGAACCCGTACGGGCGGATTTCGGCGCGTCGGCCACAGGCGTCGGCCTGCTGGCGACGCTCGCGTGGCTCGGCAGCGCCTCGCCGCGCCTGCCGACGGGCTACCTGCTCACGCGCGTCCCGCGCCATCGGGTGATCCTCGCGGCCGGCACGACGCTTTCGCTCTCGCCGCTGCTCGCCGCAATCGCCACCTCGCTCCCGGTGCTCTGGGCGAGCGCCTTCCTGATGGGACTCTCCAGTGGGATGTATTTCATCGCGGCCAAACCGCTGTTGAGCGACCTCTTTCCGAGTCGCATCGGCACCGCCGTCGGCGTCCACGGCACCGCGAGCCAGCTCGCCGCGGCGGGCGCGCCGCTGTTCGTCACCGCCGTCCTGTTCGTGAGCGAGTGGCGCACGGTCTTCGTCCTGATGAGCGGGGCTGCCGCGGCCGCGACGATCGCGTTCTTCCTCATCGCCCGCAATAATACTGTGCCGGACGGCGAACGCGAGAGCCGGAACTTCCTCGGCGCGGTCCGCAAACAGTGGAAACTCGTGGTCGGAGCCATCGTCCTCGCGGGCTTTGCCGACCTCGCGTGGAACGGGGTGTTCAACTTCTACGTGTCCTACCTCGTCAGCGAAAAGACCGTCTCGGAGGGCACCGCCCGGACACTGCTCGCGGTCGTCTTCGCCGCCGGCGTGCCCGCCTTCACGCTCGCCGGTCGCCTCGCCGACCGCCTGCCCTACGTCCCGCTGGTGCTCGCCATCATCACCGCCTTCGCCGCCTCGCTGCTCGGGCTGACAGTAGTTTCGGGTACCCTGCAACTCGCCGCCGTGAGCGTCGCGCTCGGGCTGGCCATTCACAGCCTCTTTCCGGCGATGGACACCTACGTGCTCGACTCGCTGCCCGATGCCCACCGCGCGAGCGCCTACGCGGTGTTCAGCGCGGGCATCATCTTCCTCAGCGCGCTCGGCAGCGTCGTCGTCGGCGCGCTGCTCGATGCGGGGCTGGCCTACACGACGATATTCCAGGGGTTCGGCGTCGCTACACTCGGGTTCGCTGCCGTCTTCGCCGGAATCCAGTTCACCATTGGCTTTCCAACCGGTCGGCGAACGAGCGAATCGGATACGTAG